From a region of the Besnoitia besnoiti strain Bb-Ger1 chromosome I, whole genome shotgun sequence genome:
- a CDS encoding hypothetical protein (encoded by transcript BESB_001670), translating into MMRPLAFRGPLLPLLAAASAAILTLSATAHYNPGQVRQKILSTDFARARVAASTETSPPGERCAASASPAEKSSGSAQSVKTVSLTELLTQGARQEPGTEPEKLDKRGDWERCRASSSRTTQRSLSPGFDAASPCAASAALPPPAAVAELAETSPSTAVAEPAGPDAAPAKRAAGAQKVSFLEALGQAAAAEAAALGGGVWDLSTWGAGAFVPGLANAENAAKTGEATAAASGGWFASWGGNWRETVQQFFAKVDKRIEEANGMLMHGDLYEFPL; encoded by the exons ATGATGCGCCCCTTGGCCTTTCGCGGGCCTCTTCTGCCGCTCTTGGCTGCAGCGTCCGCAGCTATCCTGACGCTCTCTG cgacagcgcacTACAACCCCGGGCAAGTTCGCCAAAAAATTCTCTCAACCGatttcgcgcgcgcgcgggtcgccgcgtcgacgGAGACCTCCCCGCCGGGGgagcgctgcgccgcctctgcctcccctGCCGAGAAGAGCTCGGGGTCGGCGCAGTCTGTCAAGACCGTGAGCCTCACGGAGCTCCTCACACAGGGCGCGCGCCAAGAACCAGGCACGGAACCCGAAAAATTGGACAAACGGGGCGACTGGGAGCGgtgccgcgcgtcgtcttcacgCACCACCCAGCGCTCTCTGAGTCCGGGCTTCGACGCGGCGtccccctgcgccgcgtccgccgcacttcctccgcccgccgcggtgGCGGAGCTCGCGGAGACATCGCCttcgaccgcggtcgcggagcccgcgggcCCGGACGCCGCcccggcgaagcgcgccgcgggggcgcAGAAGGTCTCCTTCCTGGAAGCCCTCGGgcaagccgcggcggcggaagcggcggcctTGGGAGGCGGAGTGTGGGACCTGAGCACgtggggggcgggcgcgttTGTGCCGGGGCTGGCGAACGCGGAAAATGCGGCGAAGACAGGCGAAGCGACCGCTGCAGCGTCGGGCGGCTGGTTCGCCTCGTGGGGCGGCAACTGGCGCGAGACAGTCCAGCAGTTCTTCGCGAAAGTCGACAAACGCATCGAGGAGGCCAACGGCATGCTCATGCACGGAGACCTCTACGAGTTCCCGCTGTAG
- a CDS encoding hypothetical protein (encoded by transcript BESB_001660), whose amino-acid sequence MGDFSSANATGGGLGLQGALIGLLGVALYAGRWWMNSWIAEARRTKERMEPMWLHDKELSIPDVQEESEARARSALLHSIDYTLLIHLVGASTFVPSSTASVPAASGLNGGRCVYAGEILVEFCLKPSAASLALAKGIFLNFSGGVIQGLWINGKHVGGDGAPLHAAGFLSFRLPEPIHWRRHRLHIPGAWLLARETNKVFVSFVNCFDQAGAGMQRVTDPRDNEEYLLADCRLYEAHRIFPCFDQADLQGTFSLTVTAPPSCSVVANTQVAHVYRDTVDYTLKTRKEENLDVDESLPPSFLDDVPRGACRVWAFKRSGAMSPSRFFLAVGPFQVFRAFLPTFSFFPSAASAELRRRRSRLGLRRQAGGADTHSPSAAESLQYTDLWHSSPGESLTTEESDEASSEEGEHGDRLVPLAFYLRASRRFASEDWEMLLSLLTDAFTHFEQFFQIPFGGHKLDVLFLPHDLSPLSYATNGALLLRDSLLECLFLPPAPSRLLEAAEADDILSAVHTLYRVVCGLWTGTNPCACALDASTSLCLCLPRRHGSEALRRGARREDETGGEAESHADEATSRGDPHTWWSDAWIPDAIAIYLAAEALGYSHRDAFLRLLLEHVASRRFLSAWLRPLPFASPMEAASASLSRPPSSVFFASDGAFSMRRLCISSPFQAAPLLAGPLGPALAAGGALLSPSRPDALLRSVSSKAPLGAEEGEEAALRRSREDRLWARSPPPSFFAVLKAAAALAVTSAASVSPRRRVGRGDGCGAGGQRAPDEDQLEAACGVARAKGDSQSRVLKSISTTAVLQLQREGTKHMQDRLAGAALWRQRDRPKRGGGQQGPRAGGAESPSEGRIAPPPVSLPDSDGSGRYSQEVEPKGARGDRSQAAGDNDSEGGEAADAERASHEEDREDARLLEDALIWHWFHAHIKQWAYTADSKPTTHPLCFALESTDASSLVIPAIAFGKGAALLRQCRCSVGSEHFAESLRRYVRLQHRFAPSALVLLRRCLYLSPSPDASGGRSAMPGASSVSPSSSSSSSAPRSGLSWQPRASGAGARDPGTGRTRGSSAGAGFMEGAGAARTRGGTPAELAAGGCERGCEGGDKGGRGARHEGRLRDDAAETHAGLSSCATHSARLGEEERMARRLHRRQQRNANIVSRAASQPARKQLSWYSLKTLCPSESEEEDTASDSDRSSLSSRSAALGEGDSEQGTPALQTGKEGAERDSDSGAREEKKEKTLPPRAVLLGKWWAQSGVKVLRPVWICSRTLSSSRLAPGRGAPLNPSPPGPRPLRLSRGDSLASSASSAALSSLGSRGDARGGPLTRAEFVALGPSSVSSLSISSFHLLQFDAAFPRLPGSSAALAARGADPSNAPALPVQRVALDCFFSSQDPHFVASRRKEKAEEPDVEVQRIWVSVTEKMTAIRELLHTPSPRAVLCNPTDELYLLPYLDDASQAFLLPSLPSLSASSMHRLLIAAALWTRVKEARLPADVFLQHVLHAMEHEREVALLACVFNFLYAALLNFIPEPLFFSVAASVSHTALLRAAGGARVIAPLSRSSSSSLESPVASPSPSSFESLSSAAFVSAASLSGASADEGLPFCVRAFWMDVAVRTAFTPCAVLRLLHLLHLQDFLLQRVSLPSSPAKAARLKAPAPSSSEGNKRSRGASCVSCAQEPAALCLTENPSRQAETGDEQRMHAGFDMELSRPPDMAWAGLHAGSRRRNSEAEDGLASSLSHLSGGRTAGAEHKACEGEVLTAELPTLVIGAISASHGAKRDGLSRPQQLCPVSAEDDSFPWASPSRRAARVSSHSLSRQPPFPLLPCCGVLRSHTCDACLAWAAEKRNTLFQQMPSASLPPQRRCSVGSCETLHSGTECVADAKARRHSAGESGERVSRHELLRRPGEGETVPRGISQAATRGRSQILHQRPGARHITNIGEGQRDNVHCSEGAETSANVSSSIRDRKEVPRSPEGGSSRSVSLSLPPPFPSSAKRKSDISVAICTADFSRELATPNAAQPPHSCGHWCSGCGVFCPLMESPASPGKSSPGVHTPPILTRATSAPSGTSLESPMEDLEALEHEVSRRASSGGGVLECIEEDAPAQEGDRPQLNAHRRNPHAPAQQISEARKSLRQREGDGFPHEPVRGEGVTSSREPRAGERVLFPGVHTPVLDATVGSRLWSGVEGSRSRCSSDSIQVQHSKLLVGMQFVRIVRESEGTACPRVLQVPHIPQGAAQFPPFLTQMQRWLILERLFACRDTDLAAVAPPLNLGSQPVLPHHANGLPVPYATREESAHENAPFPTPRSGWTLESLPGSAWNGAQELVDRSDEAKRARIAAGARIWSDAKRHLLRRELAHDPDVIRRAAGAARCHAAAPSDACKDAHFCHFINPPAQSSSVAAAAAAALAAFQQRAPGHRELLAEFEERFFECIFDVYLQLPRPVAHAVWTHLFPFHHPTQRTVQRTHHLLLKVRQELRKRTQSHGAEAGSSAAAQRADNRTAEKNQRAAAATAVAAAADATAAAGASSNRQGTGGREWEGGAFSSASRHRDQNSATGSRSALYSRNGSLRGKNNHAPDRRSCGESERRRGAAGAGGALAGGAKTEAEKNALVCLLRAAADAQARLLLSRRCRDAVLSGTQQSE is encoded by the exons ATGGGCGACTTTTCCAGCGCGAACGCTACAGGGGGAGGCCTCGGCCTCCAGGGCGCTCTCATTGGTCTTCTAGGCGTCGCTCTCTACGCTGGAAGATGGTGGATGAACAGCTGgatcgcggaggcgagacgtACGAAGGAACGCATGGAGCCGATGTGGCTTCACGACAAGGAA CTGAGTATTCCAGACGTTCAGGAGGAATCCGAGGCCCGGGCTCGCAGCGCCTTGCTTCACTCGATCGACTACACTCTCCTGATTCACTTGGTTGGAGCCTCGACATTCGTGCCTTCATCCACAGCGTCTGTTCCCGCGGCGAGTGGCCTTAATGGAGGAAGGTGCGTGTACGCCGGCGAGATCCTCGTTGAGTTTTGCCTAAAGCCTTcagccgcctctctcgctcttgcCAAAGGCATCTTCCTGAATTTCTCTGGAGGCGTCATCCAGGGCCTCTGGATCAACGGGAAACACGTCGGTGGCGACGGCGCTCCCTTGCATGCTGCAG gtttcctctccttccgaCTCCCCGAGCCGATCCACTGGCGCCGCCACCGTCTTCATATCCCTGGAGCTTGGCTTCTCGCGAGGGAAACGAACAAAGTGTTTGTCTCGTTCGTCAACTGCTTTGATCAGGCAG GAGCAGGCATGCAGAGAGTGACCGACCCGCGCGACAACGAGGAGTATCTTTTAGCAGACTGCAGGCTCTACGAGGCGCACAGAATTTTTCCCTGCTTTGACCAAGCAGATCTCCAG GGCACCTTCAGCCTCACTGTGacagcgccgccctcctgctCGGTCGTCGCCAATA CTCAAGTCGCGCATGTGTATCGCGACACGGTGGACTACACGCTCAAGAcgcggaaagaagaaaacctGGATGTCGATGAgtcgcttcctccctcctTTCTCGATGACGTTCCGAG gggcgcctgccgcgtctgGGCCTTCAAACGGAGTGGAGCGATGAG tCCGTcacgcttcttcctcgccgtgGGGCCCTTTCAAGTTTTCCGCGCGTTTCTTCCgaccttctccttcttcccctctgcggcttctgctgagctgcggcggcggcgcagccgcctcgggTTGAGGCGTcaagcaggcggcgcagacacgcaTTCCCCCTCGGCCGCAGAGTCGCTTCAGTACACCGACCTGTGGCATTCCTCTCCCGGCGAGTCCCTCACGACAGAAG AATCAGATGAGGCTTCCAGCGAAGAAGGGGAACATGGAGACCGCCTCGTTCCTCTCGCGTTTTatctccgcgcctccaggcgaTTTGCTAGCGAAGACTGGGAG ATGTTGCTCTCGCTGCTGACAGACGCCTTCACGCACTTTGAGCAGTTTTTCCAGATCCCCTTCGGCGGCCACAAACTCGATGTGCTCTTCCTGCCCCACGACCTCTCGCCTCTGAGCTACG CGACCAACGGcgcgctcctgctgcgcgaTTCGCTCCTGGAGTGTCTGTTcctgcctccggcgccgtcgcggctgctggaggccGCTGAGGCAGACGATATCCTCTCCGCTGTGCACACGCTTtaccgcgtcgtctgcggcctgTGGACTGGCACGAATCCCTGCGCGTGTGCCTTGGACGCCTCGACgtccctctgcctctgcttgccgcgtcgccacggtagcgaggcgctgaggcgcggcgcgaggcgggaagACGAGACCGGCGGGGAAGCGGAGAgccacgcagacgaagcgaccTCGCGGGGCGACCCGCACACCTGGTGGAGCGATGCCTGGATTCCCGACGCGATCGCAATTTACCTCGCGGCCGAGGCCCTTGGGTACTCGCAC AGAGACGcgtttctccgccttctgcttgAGCACGTCGCGTCtcggcgttttctctctgcgtggctCCGCCCGCTGCCGTTCGCATCGCCGATggaggcggcctctgcctctttgTCGCGCCCTCCGTCGTCTGTGTTCTTCGCGTCTGACGGCGCGTTTTCcatgcggcgtctctgcatctcgtcgcccttccaggctgcgccgcttctcgctggGCCCCTGGGgcccgcgctcgctgccggcggcgccctgctgTCCCCAAGTCGCCCAGACGCGCTACTTCGCTCCGTGTCTTCCAaggcgcctctcggcgcggaggagggcgaggaggcggcgctgcggcggagccgcgaaGACCGGCTGTGGGCGCGCAGTCCGCCACCCTcgttcttcgccgtcctgaaggctgctgccgcgctcgccgtcacctccgcggcctctgtctcccctCGTCGGCGAGTCGGGAGGGGggacggctgcggcgctggcggccagCGCGCGCCCGACGAGGACCAACTCGAGGCTGCGTGCGGAGTCGCGCGAGCGAAAGGAGATTCGCAGAGCCGCGTGCTGAAGTCCATCAGCACGACTgcggtgctgcagctgcagcgcgagggcaCCAAGCACATGCAGGACaggctcgcaggcgccgccctgtGGCGCCAGAGGGACAGGCCcaagcgcggcggggggcagcagggcccgcgcgcaggcggagcggAGAGTCCGAGTGAAGGCCGcatcgcgccgccgccagtgTCTCTTCCCGACTCTGATGGAAGTGGAAGGTACAGCCAGGAGGTAGAGCCGAAGGGCGCTCGCGGGGACCGCTCCCAAGCAGCGGGAGACAACGACAgtgagggcggagaggccgccgacgcggagcgcgCAAGTcacgaagaagacagagaggacgcTCGCCTTCTGGAAGACGCGCTCATCTGGCACTGGTTCCACGCGCACATCAAGCAGTGGGCGTACACCGCAGACTCGAAG CCGACAACGCAtccgctctgcttcgccctcgAGTCCACggacgcgtcgtcgctggtcATCCCCGCCATCGCGTTTGGCAAaggcgctgcgcttctcagGCAGTGCCGGTGCTCCGTCGGAAGTGAGCACTTCGCTGAG AGCCTGCGTCGCTACGTTCGCCTGCAGCACAGGTTTGCCCCGTCTGCTCTGGTGCTGCTTCGGCGATGTCTGTAcctttcgccttctcccgACGCGTCTGGCGGCCGCTCCGCGATGCCTGGCGCCTCGAgtgtctcgccttcttcgtcttcttcctcctctgctccGCGGTCGGGTCTCTCTTGGCAACCGCGGGCCTCCGGGGCGGGGGCACGCGACCCAGGAACGGggaggacgcgaggcagcagcgcaggGGCGGGCTTCATGGAAGgagctggcgcggcgcggacgcgaggcggGACACCGGCAGAGCTTGCCGCGGGAGGCTGCGAGAGAGgctgcgagggaggcgacaagggcggcagaggcgcgaggcatgAAGGACGGTTGAGAGAcgacgctgcggagacgcatGCGGGCCTGTCTAGCTGCGCGACGCACAGCGCGCGCCtgggggaagaagagaggatgGCGAGGCGGTTGCAcagacggcagcagcggaatGCGAACAtcgtctcccgcgcggcttcgcagcccgcgaggaagcaacTCAGCTGGTATTCGCTGAAGACGCTGTGCCCCTCTGagtctgaagaagaagataCAGCCAGCGACTCAGAtcgctcttcgctctcttcgcgctcggcggcgctcggcgaagGGGACAGCGAGCAGGGCActccggcgctgcagacgggCAAGGAGGGAGCAGAACGAGACAGCGACtctggcgcgcgagaagagaagaaggagaagacgctgccgccgcgggccgTCCTCTTAGGGAAGTGGTGGGCGCAGAGCGGAGTCAAGGTCCTGAGGCCG GTGTGGATCTGCTCAAGAACGCTGTCCTCGTCGCGGCTGGCtccagggcgcggcgcgcctttgAACCCTTCCCCTCCGGGGCCACGGCCCCTGCGTCTTTCGCGTGGCGactcgctcgcgtcttcagcctcgtctgcggcactctcttctctgggctcgcgcggcgacgcgcggggcgGGCCGTTGACACGCGCGGAGTTCGTCGCCCTGGGTCCTTCGTcggtctcttcgctctcgatCTCTTCCTTCCATCTGCTGCAGTTCGATGCGGCctttccgcgcctcccgggcagctcggcggcgctcgccgcgagaggTGCCGACCCCAGCAACGCGCCCGCTCTCCCTGTGCAAAGAGTCGCCCTCGACTGCTTCTTCA GCAGTCAAGATCCGCACTTTGTGGCctcgagaagaaaagagaaggcggaggagcccgaCGTGGAAGTTCAGAGGATCTGGGTTAGCGTGACTGAGAAGATGACAGCGATTCGTGAGCTGCTTCacacgccgtcgccccgcgcCGTGCTTTGCAACCCGACAGACGAACT CTATCTTCTTCCGTACCTCGACGACGCCTCGCAGGCATTtctgcttccttctctcccctctctctcggcgagCTCCATGCATCGCCTCCTGAtcgccgctgccctctgGACTCGCgtgaaggaggcgcggctcccCGCAGACGTTTTTCTTCAACAT GTGCTTCACGCGATGGAGCACGAGAGAGAAGTCGCGCTTCTCGCATGTGTGTTTAACTTCTTGTACGCCGCTCTGCTGAACTTCATTCCAG AgcctctgtttttttctgttgCGGCCAGCGTGAGTCACActgcgcttcttcgtgcagccggaggcgctcgcgtaATCGCTCCACTATCTcggtcttcctcttcttctctagAGTCTCccgtcgcttcgccttcgccgtcttctttcgAGTCGCTTTCGTCCGCTGCTTTcgtctcggcggcctcgctgagcggcgcctccgcagacgaGGGCCTTCCCTTCTGCGTAAGGGCCTTCTGGATGGACGTCGCGGTGCGGACAGCCTTCACGCCCTGCGCGGtgcttcgtctgctgcaTCTTCTACACCTCCAGGACTTCCTGCTTCAGCGGGTTTCGCtcccttcctcgcccgcgaaagcggcgcggctgaaggcgcctgcgccgagctCCTCAGAGGGAAACAAACGCAGCAGAGGTGCGAGCTGCGTGAGCTGCGCTCAAGAGCCCGCCGCCTTGTGCCTCACAGAAAACCCCTCACGGCAAGCAGAGACGGGAGATGAGCAGAGGATGCACGCGGGCTTCGATATGGAACTGTCTCGGCCGCCAGACATGGCGTGGGCAGGACTACACGCGGGTAGCAGGCGCCGAAACAGCGAAGCCGAAGACGGGCTGGCCAGCTCGCTGTCGCACCTCTCGGGCGGACGTACAGCTGGGGCAGAGCACAAggcctgcgaaggcgaagtCCTGACAGCGGAACTCCCCACGCTGGTCATAGGCGCGATTTCGGCGAGCCACGGAGCGAAGCGAGacggcctctcgcggccgcagcagctgtgcCCGGTTTCAGCCGAAGACGACAGTTTCCCTTGggcttcgccttcgaggcgcgccgcgcgagtctcgTCGCACAGCCTTTCGCGGCAGCCTCCCTTCCCACTGCTGCCCTGCTGCGGAGTTCTGCGAAGCCACACGTGCgacgcctgcctcgcctggGCTGCGGAGAAAAGGAACACGCTTTTCCAGCAGATGCCAAGCGCGTCCTTGCCGCCTCAGAGGCGGTGTTCAGTCGGGAGCTGTGAGACATTGCACTCAGGAACAGAGTGCGTCGCGGACGCGAAAGCCAGACGGCACAGCGCCGGCGaaagcggcgagcgcgtgtcGCGGCACGAGCTGCTGAGGCGGCCTGGGGAAGGGGAGACTGTGCCTCGGGGAATCTCGCAGGCGGCAACGAGAGGGCGCAGCCAGATATTACACCAGAGGCCAGGAGCGAGGCACATCACAAACATAGGAGAAGGACAACGTGATAATGTTCACTGCTCAGAGGGAGCTGAAACATCTGCAAATGTGTCTAGCTCCATACGCGACAGAAAGGAAGTGCCGCGGTCTCCCgagggaggcagcagcagatcTGTCTCCCTGTCGCTCCCGCCCCCGTTCCCGTCGTCTGCGAAGCGGAAGTCCGATATTTCCGTCGCAATCTGTACCGCCGATTTCTCCAGAGAGCTGGCGACGCCcaacgcggcgcagccgccacacTCGTGCGGGCACTGGTGCTCGGGGTGTGGAGTTTTTTGTCCTCTAATGGAATCTCCCGCGTCTCCCGGGAAAAGCTCGCCAGGTGTCCATACACCTCCGATCTTGACGCGGGCGACTAGCGCGCCTTCGGGGACTTCTCTGGAGTCGCCGATGGAGGACTTGGAGGCACTAGAGCACGAAgtctcgcggcgggcgtctaGTGGAGGGGGCGTGCTGGAGTGCatcgaagaggacgcgcctGCACAGGAAGGGGATCGGCCTCAGCTCAACGCGCACCGCCGAAATcctcacgcgcctgcgcagcagaTATCTGAGGCGCGAAAGTCgctgcgccagagagagggagatgGCTTTCCGCACGAACCTGTAAGGGGTGAGGGGGTGACCTCTTCTAGAGAGCCAAGGGCGGGCGAGAGGGTGCTGTTTCCTGGCGTACACACACCAGTCCTAGACGCTACCGTTGGCAGCAGGCTGTGGAGCGGAGTGGAAGGCAGCCGTAGTCGTTGCAGCTCGGATTCGATCCAGGTGCAGCACTCCAAGCTCCTCGTCGGCATGCAGTTCGTCCGTATTGTTAGGGAATCAGAGGGGACAGCTTGCCCCCGGGTCCTCCAGGTACCCCACATTCCGCAGGGGGCCGCCCAGTTTCCACCGTTTCTcacgcagatgcagcgcTGGCTGATTTTGGAGCGCTTGTTCGCCTGTCGAGACACAGACTTAGCGGCAGTTGCGCCGCCACTGAACCTAGGTAGTCAGCCAGTTCTGCCTCACCACGCGAACGGATTGCCCGTCCCCTACGCCACGCGTGAGGAGTCTGCACACGAAAACGCGCCCTTTCCCACGCCGCGCTCTGGCTGGACTCTCGAGTCGCTTCCAGGCTCCGCATGGAACGGAGCTCAGGAGCTAGTAGACCGCAGCGACGAAGCGAAGCGGGCGCGaatcgctgcaggcgcgcgcatATGGTCTGACGCGAAGCGTCatttgctgcggcgcgaactAGCCCACGACCCCGACGTGATtcgacgcgccgctggcgcggctcgctgtcATGCGGCGGCTCCTTCAGACGCGTGCAAAGACGCGCACTTTTGTCACTTTATCAACCCTCCCGCGCAGTCGTcctccgtcgcggccgccgcggccgccgcgctggcggcgttcCAGCAGCGGGCCCCCGGGCACCGCGAGTTGCTGGCAGAGTTCGAAGAGCGCTTCTTTGAGTGCATCTTCGACGTGtacctgcagctgccgcggcccGTGGCGCACGCCGTGTGGACGCATCTCTTTCCATTTCACCACCCAACGCAGCGAACCGTGCAGCGGACGCACCACCTCCTTCTCAAGGTGCGCCAAGAACTCAGGAAGCGCACGCAGTCtcacggcgcggaggcgggatcctccgccgcagcgcagagagccgaCAACAGAACAGCCGAAAAAAATcaacgcgcagctgcagcgaccgcggtggcggccgctgcggacgccACAGCTGCCGCGGGTGCCTCTTCGAACCGGCAGGGGACAGGCGGACGCGAGTGGGAAGGCGGGGCTTTCTCTTCAGCCTCCCGACATCGCGATCAAAACAGCGCAACAGGTTCGCGAAGCGCGCTCTATTCTCGAAACGGCAGTCTGCGCGGGAAGAACAATCACGCTCCGgatcgccgcagctgcggcgagagcgaaagGAGACGGGGGGCGGCTGGCGCGGGGGgggccctcgccggcggagccaaGACTGAAGCTGAAAAAAATGCGCTCGTCTGCTTGCTCagagcggccgccgacgcccaAGCCAGGCTCCTTCTCTCCAGGCGGTGCAGGGATGCCGTTCTGAGCGGTACCCAGCAGAGCGAGTGA